One segment of Bacteroides caecimuris DNA contains the following:
- a CDS encoding helix-turn-helix domain-containing protein: protein MEIITFESKAYKELDNKITAIADYIFNHVETARQSEEDMWVDSYEVCTFLKISEKTLQRLRVSGTIAYSNIRGRYFYKVSEIRRMLEERLIRSNKENIDNLITNHQLYAKERGNLRKDK from the coding sequence ATGGAAATAATAACATTCGAGTCCAAAGCCTACAAGGAGCTGGACAATAAGATTACCGCCATTGCCGACTACATCTTCAACCATGTGGAAACGGCAAGACAAAGCGAGGAAGATATGTGGGTGGACAGCTACGAGGTCTGCACGTTCCTGAAAATAAGCGAAAAGACCCTGCAACGCCTGCGGGTGTCGGGGACTATCGCCTATTCCAACATCAGGGGACGCTACTTCTACAAGGTCAGCGAGATACGCCGGATGCTGGAAGAACGCCTGATAAGGAGCAACAAGGAGAACATCGACAACCTGATAACCAACCACCAGTTGTATGCTAAGGAAAGAGGAAATCTTAGAAAGGACAAGTAA
- a CDS encoding RteC domain-containing protein, producing the protein MPVTLCFIKDKHKVMEHKILLETYFVGLLQKVEWQIQEYEDTAADTLTLCRLCVDYLQEILGELKTFIISYPFASTEEEIHFFKELKPLLASKIIYYNTVYKIEVRFPSGSEDVQRDYLLSETDRISKSFQRNLAFYQYHRTKATYLDRQYFMRGKPDIQIIVDSFYYETDPQFSTSHDFKVAKILANELLEIYLTNRLHELERREQRKRVKNGFTGKVLRWTGTKRALVELVYALDACGCLNKGTVDIKEIVAYFEYVFDIDLGDFYHTYMELKAKTKDRTGFLSTLKDRLLLRMREQD; encoded by the coding sequence ATGCCCGTAACTTTGTGCTTCATAAAAGATAAGCACAAGGTTATGGAACATAAGATACTGTTGGAAACATACTTCGTCGGACTGCTTCAAAAAGTGGAATGGCAGATACAGGAATACGAGGACACCGCAGCGGACACGCTGACGCTCTGCCGCCTGTGCGTGGACTACCTGCAAGAGATACTGGGCGAACTCAAAACCTTTATAATCTCCTACCCGTTCGCCAGCACGGAAGAAGAAATACACTTCTTCAAGGAACTGAAACCGCTTTTAGCAAGCAAAATCATCTATTACAACACCGTTTACAAGATAGAGGTGCGCTTTCCCAGCGGCAGCGAGGACGTGCAGCGGGACTACCTGCTGTCGGAAACCGACCGGATTTCAAAGTCGTTCCAGCGGAACTTGGCGTTCTACCAGTACCACCGCACGAAAGCCACCTACTTGGACAGGCAGTATTTCATGCGTGGGAAGCCTGACATACAAATCATTGTGGACAGTTTCTATTACGAAACAGACCCACAGTTCAGCACCAGTCACGACTTCAAGGTAGCAAAGATTTTAGCCAACGAACTGCTGGAAATATACCTCACCAACCGCCTGCACGAGCTGGAACGCCGGGAACAGCGCAAGCGGGTGAAGAACGGCTTCACGGGAAAGGTGCTGCGCTGGACGGGGACGAAAAGGGCGTTGGTGGAGCTTGTCTATGCACTGGACGCCTGCGGCTGTCTGAACAAGGGAACGGTTGATATAAAGGAGATTGTAGCCTATTTTGAATATGTTTTCGACATCGACCTCGGCGACTTCTACCACACCTACATGGAACTAAAAGCCAAGACCAAAGACCGCACGGGCTTCCTCTCCACCCTGAAAGACAGGTTGCTGCTGCGCATGAGGGAGCAGGATTAG